A single Antechinus flavipes isolate AdamAnt ecotype Samford, QLD, Australia chromosome 5, AdamAnt_v2, whole genome shotgun sequence DNA region contains:
- the LOC127538194 gene encoding zinc finger protein LOC728743 homolog isoform X1, giving the protein MLQELMQRKDLGPFKGAVYSQNLGSCLEVGDLMNGTLELLEVPMSDLSPLEGEPPEADEESPSDDQVLIIHHPAEEQAYRCLLCGQTFPQQSSLVRHHKAHTGMNGAGRALYVCPECGKAFSIQHNLSVHQRIHTGERPFPCPECGRRFSLKQNLLTHRRIHSGKKPYQCAQCRRCFREARFLLNHQRTHARMSPTPPQCSEVSEEQ; this is encoded by the exons ATGCTGCAGGAACTGATGCAACGGAAGGACTTGGGACCTTTCAAAGGAGCTGTCTACTCCCAGAATTTGGGTTCGTGCCTGG AAGTTGGTGACTTAATGAATGGAACCCTTGAACTGTTGGAAGTGCCCATGTCGGACCTGTCCCCCCTAGAAGGAGAGCCTCCTGAGGCAGATGAGGAGAGTCCCAGTGATGATCAGGTCCTCATTATCCACCACCCAGCAGAGGAGCAGGCCTACCGATGTCTCTTGTGTGGGCAGACCTTCCCTCAGCAGTCTAGCCTAGTTCGGCACCATAAGGCTCACACTGGAATGAATGGAGCAGGGAGGGCTTTGTATGTCTGCCCTGAGTGTGGCAAGGCCTTCAGCATCCAGCACAATCTCTCTGTCCACCAACGCATCCACACAGGTGAGCGTCCTTTCCCGTGCCCTGAGTGTGGACGGCGATTCAGCCTCAAACAGAATCTGCTCACCCATCGGCGCATCCACAGTGGCAAGAAACCTTACCAGTGTGCCCAGTGCAGGCGCTGTTTCCGAGAGGCCCGCTTCCTCCTTAACCATCAGCGTACCCATGCCAGAATGTCCCCTACCCCACCCCAATGCTCTGAGGTCTCTGAGGAGCAGTGA
- the LOC127538194 gene encoding zinc finger protein LOC728743 homolog isoform X3 yields the protein MNGTLELLEVPMSDLSPLEGEPPEADEESPSDDQVLIIHHPAEEQAYRCLLCGQTFPQQSSLVRHHKAHTGMNGAGRALYVCPECGKAFSIQHNLSVHQRIHTGERPFPCPECGRRFSLKQNLLTHRRIHSGKKPYQCAQCRRCFREARFLLNHQRTHARMSPTPPQCSEVSEEQ from the coding sequence ATGAATGGAACCCTTGAACTGTTGGAAGTGCCCATGTCGGACCTGTCCCCCCTAGAAGGAGAGCCTCCTGAGGCAGATGAGGAGAGTCCCAGTGATGATCAGGTCCTCATTATCCACCACCCAGCAGAGGAGCAGGCCTACCGATGTCTCTTGTGTGGGCAGACCTTCCCTCAGCAGTCTAGCCTAGTTCGGCACCATAAGGCTCACACTGGAATGAATGGAGCAGGGAGGGCTTTGTATGTCTGCCCTGAGTGTGGCAAGGCCTTCAGCATCCAGCACAATCTCTCTGTCCACCAACGCATCCACACAGGTGAGCGTCCTTTCCCGTGCCCTGAGTGTGGACGGCGATTCAGCCTCAAACAGAATCTGCTCACCCATCGGCGCATCCACAGTGGCAAGAAACCTTACCAGTGTGCCCAGTGCAGGCGCTGTTTCCGAGAGGCCCGCTTCCTCCTTAACCATCAGCGTACCCATGCCAGAATGTCCCCTACCCCACCCCAATGCTCTGAGGTCTCTGAGGAGCAGTGA
- the LOC127538194 gene encoding zinc finger protein LOC728743 homolog isoform X2, which translates to MKALRLKDRTSGFTPSRESSITEVGDLMNGTLELLEVPMSDLSPLEGEPPEADEESPSDDQVLIIHHPAEEQAYRCLLCGQTFPQQSSLVRHHKAHTGMNGAGRALYVCPECGKAFSIQHNLSVHQRIHTGERPFPCPECGRRFSLKQNLLTHRRIHSGKKPYQCAQCRRCFREARFLLNHQRTHARMSPTPPQCSEVSEEQ; encoded by the exons ATGAAAGCCCTGAGACTGAAGGACAGGACCTCTGGATTCACTCCAAGCAGGGAATCTAGTATCACTG AAGTTGGTGACTTAATGAATGGAACCCTTGAACTGTTGGAAGTGCCCATGTCGGACCTGTCCCCCCTAGAAGGAGAGCCTCCTGAGGCAGATGAGGAGAGTCCCAGTGATGATCAGGTCCTCATTATCCACCACCCAGCAGAGGAGCAGGCCTACCGATGTCTCTTGTGTGGGCAGACCTTCCCTCAGCAGTCTAGCCTAGTTCGGCACCATAAGGCTCACACTGGAATGAATGGAGCAGGGAGGGCTTTGTATGTCTGCCCTGAGTGTGGCAAGGCCTTCAGCATCCAGCACAATCTCTCTGTCCACCAACGCATCCACACAGGTGAGCGTCCTTTCCCGTGCCCTGAGTGTGGACGGCGATTCAGCCTCAAACAGAATCTGCTCACCCATCGGCGCATCCACAGTGGCAAGAAACCTTACCAGTGTGCCCAGTGCAGGCGCTGTTTCCGAGAGGCCCGCTTCCTCCTTAACCATCAGCGTACCCATGCCAGAATGTCCCCTACCCCACCCCAATGCTCTGAGGTCTCTGAGGAGCAGTGA